DNA from Bordetella genomosp. 13:
GCCCAGCAGCCGTGCCAGCGGCATGCGCGCGGTGCGGGCCAGCGCGTCCCACGCCGCCATGTCCAGGGCCGCCAGCGCGATGCCGGCCAGGCCCGGCGTGCCAAGCAGGCGCAGGCGATGGCGCAGCGACATGTACAGCGCCGCGGGCGCCACCGCCATGCCCACCAGCGCAGGCGCCAGGTCCTGCAGCAGGCGGCGGATGGCGCCCAGGGCCACCGGCGTGTCGGTGAACGCGTAAGTGCTGCCCGTCACCCCCGTGTCGCAGTCCAGGTCGACCAGCACGAGTGCCGCGCTCGCGACCAGTCCCGCTGCGGTGCGCACGGGTTTCTTCAACGGCATGTCCACCGTGCGCAGCCGCACGCGTTCGATGCGCGGCGCGGCGCCCACGGTCCGCAGGATGGCTTCGTCGTCGGGCTTATTCATGCGCCGCCTCCGTCAGGCCGCCACGGATTGCAGCACCGGCGCATCGGGACGCACCAGGCCAAGGTTGTTGAAGTCGCGCAGCACGCCCGGCCAGGTCCTGTCCTGCGCGCGCTGCACCAGCATGCGGCCCCACACGATCCAGCCCTCCCAGGTCACGCGCTTGTCCCATTGCACGCCCCAGTCCGACAGCAGCCGCAGGCCCTGGCGCGCGCGCTCGGCCGCGGCCTCGTAGTTGCCCTGCATCAGGAAGACCTGCGCCAGCTGCAGATAGGGTTCGCCGACCCATGGATTGTGGGCGATGGCGGCTTCGAGCAGATTGCGCGTGTGCGCCGGGTCGACCAGCGGCACGTTGAGCGAGGCCACCTGCCAGTACAGCGCGGCAGCCGCGCTTTCGTCGCGGGCGTCCAGCGTGCGCGTGCAGCGCTCGAACACCGGCGGCACCGGAATGCCCAGCGCCGGCAGATGGCGCGCCAGCCGCGAGGCCAGCGCCAGTCCCGAACTGCCCGGGCGGAACGGTCCCGGCCACAACGTGACGCTCCACAGCGGCGCCGCGTCCAGGCGACCGGTGTGCGGATAGGACGACATGGTGTCCTCCTGCCAGCTGTACCACTGTTCGACCAGGTCGGCCACGGTCACCACGGTGAACACCGCGACTTCGCGCTGCGTCAGCCGGAACACCTCGTCGCCGCGCCGCAGCTCGATGCCCTCGGCGGGGATGCGGTCGCGCGCCAGCATGTCCAGCACCATGGCAGTGCGCGGAATCGTGCAGAAGCGATGGATCAATTGCTCGGTGCCGCCGCCCACTTCGCCGGCCAGCACGTCGCGGCCTTCGCGCGGGTCGAACAGGGCCAGGTCCACGTACTCGTTCGAGTACACGCTGTGGAACAGTCCGCACAGGCAGGTGTCGCGGTCCTGCCCCCACGTCTTCAGCATGCGGTAGACGGTGGTCAGGTGATCGCGGAACGTGCCGTGCTTGTGCCAGCTCTGCCCCGCGCGGCGCCGGTTCAGCAGCGTCATCAGGCGCGGATATTCGGGATCCAGCGCGGCCTGCTCGCCGGCCAGCCAGCCGTCGACCCAGGCCGACACATCGCGTTCGTCGCTCATGGTTGCTCTCCAGTGATCGGTATGGATCAAGCGTGCGCCGGAACCGGCCGCGCGCGGGATACGGACGGGGTTTGCCTGGTTTCATCGGCGTGTCCGACCAGCGCCGTCAGGATGGAACGCTCGCCCTGGTACTGGCGCCTGCCGTGGGCGACCCGCATGTTGTCCAGCATCAGGAAGTCCCCCGCCTGCCAGTCCAGCGGCCAGGCGGCTTCGTCCAGCGTGCGCGCGATGTGCAGCACGTCCTCGTCCGAGATCGTGCTGCCGTCGCCGTAGAACACCTGGTCCAGCAGGTGCGGCTGCGTGGCGCGCGCATGCGACAGGCGCATGGCGAGCTCGGCGCGGCCGTCGTTCAGCGCCCAGCGCAGCGCGGCCACCGGCGCGAAGATGTGGATCTGGTTGCACCACAGCACTTCCCCGTCGTCGGGATGCGGCCGTGTCGCGGGCAGAATGTCCTGCCACAGCTGCATCGACCCGTCGTCCAGCCATTCCGCGCGCCAGCCTTTCAGCCGCGCGGTGGCGCTGGCCTGGTCGCGGTCGGTGGTGCCGAATACCTCGGTCCAGGGCTTGGGCACGCCCGGGCGCTGCGCGGTCTGCTCGGGCAGCGGCAGGTTGCGCCGCAACTGCACGCCGCCATGCTCCTCGAAGCGGTGCAGCACGGCCGCGTCCAGGCGCCCGGTGATCTCACGCATGTTGCCCAGCGTGGTCTGCCCGCCCCGCCCGGCCGGCGTCACGCAGAAGAAGCTGATGCGGGCGGGCAGCCGCGCGG
Protein-coding regions in this window:
- a CDS encoding tetratricopeptide repeat protein, yielding MSDERDVSAWVDGWLAGEQAALDPEYPRLMTLLNRRRAGQSWHKHGTFRDHLTTVYRMLKTWGQDRDTCLCGLFHSVYSNEYVDLALFDPREGRDVLAGEVGGGTEQLIHRFCTIPRTAMVLDMLARDRIPAEGIELRRGDEVFRLTQREVAVFTVVTVADLVEQWYSWQEDTMSSYPHTGRLDAAPLWSVTLWPGPFRPGSSGLALASRLARHLPALGIPVPPVFERCTRTLDARDESAAAALYWQVASLNVPLVDPAHTRNLLEAAIAHNPWVGEPYLQLAQVFLMQGNYEAAAERARQGLRLLSDWGVQWDKRVTWEGWIVWGRMLVQRAQDRTWPGVLRDFNNLGLVRPDAPVLQSVAA
- a CDS encoding TauD/TfdA family dioxygenase, producing the protein MIRVDEIPPGQGRVPMIWRVREGAQAGIEQIAAWLHERRERYDEQVRRHGALLLRGFHAPRSAADFEALLEPTAPVLQDYVGGTSPRQVVRGKIMTATDVPGSYSIPLHQEMSYTARLPARISFFCVTPAGRGGQTTLGNMREITGRLDAAVLHRFEEHGGVQLRRNLPLPEQTAQRPGVPKPWTEVFGTTDRDQASATARLKGWRAEWLDDGSMQLWQDILPATRPHPDDGEVLWCNQIHIFAPVAALRWALNDGRAELAMRLSHARATQPHLLDQVFYGDGSTISDEDVLHIARTLDEAAWPLDWQAGDFLMLDNMRVAHGRRQYQGERSILTALVGHADETRQTPSVSRARPVPAHA